In Nakaseomyces glabratus chromosome I, complete sequence, the sequence aaatatagagatcaaaaaaatttgcttttctttctattcaatatttacaaagatttgtatttttatttagaATCACACATGAACTCACCAAGTACACGCTCAAGTATATTGAATACACCCACAAATACTTGTTTCTAAAATGAGCTTCGCTAGTGTTGAATTCTCTGTCCCCCCACAGATGTACGCCTGATCCCAAGATTTCCAATTCTTAGGTGAGGTAAGAAATTGCCAGATGAGAGTCAGTATTACACAGAGACCAATTGTGCTGTTCATGTTACTTATGATAACACACCATGGCAGAACGCATTTTCACATGCCAGCAGATGCAAAAActacagaaaaaaaatctgcCATTGCCGGATTCCTATTTTACATTCTACTGAAGACAATCAGGGTCGCACACTAGCTATATCCACCGAGATGTATCTCTCTAACTGGGACTATAAACAGTTCGATGCGGGCAAAAAAGCAATATAAgtttaagaaaaaaaaaagaaagaagtaaAACACTGGTTCCCCATTGTTGCAAATAAATCTTTtcaagaaactgaaaatcAGTAAGCCTCGAAGCAGAGGTGGGCAGAGCAGTTAGAACCAGATGCAACCATATGTTTTTATGTGCAATCTTGCGAATTTGCACGCAGGTTGTAAGATGGAAGCTGTCCAATGGAGTGTGAGCAATTGATTGATATTTCAGAAGTATGGGTCATGTACACAAATCTCACATATCATGATGCAGGGGCAGGCAAGATCCACTCTTCGTAGTCAAAGTTGAGCAACATGCTAGCGTTGCTCAATTCTTGATGGAAACAGTTCTGTAGAAACCCTTCCAGAGCTTGAAAGGAAGATGCTCAAAAGCCATAATAGAAGTGGCAGTGTAGCACTAGTACACAGTTTTTGCATTCTACTTTATTGGTACATACTAGAAACAAGGAGGCGTTCCATGTTTTCTTTGGGTAATGCAGATTTTCTTCGATATCTGGACACTGTATTGTATCTATATTTGATGTGTGATATACGTTTACTTCTGAGCAGAGAATACCATGAGTATCCGATGTATAGACATTGTCAGTAAGTATTGATAGCGCAACTTTTTGCGGGAGCTtgagtttttatttggaAATCGACACATTTTGCAGGTCCCTATTACTGCGCATGCACTACAATAGATGATTTTTCTAATTGCTAGCCCCAGTATTTCTACAATAGTACGTTGCTTCGAAAGGACAGTTGTTTGTATATATGGAAATATAACTACGTCCCAGTTGTACGCCCAATAAGTGAACTGCTTAATAGAGAAATTGACCAACAactattcttttttgtGCTAGAGTATGGAGAAGGGGAAACAAGGGGACTGTGGAAAATCTCTACCGACATAATAGTTACACTATATTTCTATGATGGAAGCAATAGTGAGTATTATTGTAGACACATtcagtttttctttttttctgttcgATAACTTCAATTGAGAAGTAAGTCCTTTCCTTGACAAGAATATTCgcacagaagaagaggataACAAAACAACACACTCTcgaataaaagaaaaaatatagcGGTATAACTCCTGACAGTAAAGCTAGATCTCACAGAAGAGGGAGAGAAAAAAACTCGATATCCCATTTCgtatttattatatatgtGTAATGTATACTAGCTTGATCTTGTACCACTCTAAATGGCttgaaattctttattCTACCGATCATCGCGCAtcgcaaaaaaaaaaaattaagaagCTGATAAGCTAGTATTGAGGGAAATACGGTGAAATTCCCATCTAATCATCTAAGCCAGCAGCAGATAGAAGCGAAAACTTCAACAAGATATAGCGATAAGTCTTTAGACGGTATACTAGTATTTGCCCTGAGTTTTTATAGCCACTAACTATCGAAACCGATCTAACAAGGAACAAGCTAGTGATCAGATAAAACTGGGGAGTTTAATCAACAAGAGTTTTTAGCCCTTTCTTAGTCCCAATCCAACTGAATCATATGTCATCATAGCCTACTTGACTAGGAGTTATAACAGATATATTAATAGAGTAGGATTTACAAGGATTTCACTATGAGTGGCCCAGATAAGGGTTCTGACAGTGGTCAAACTGCAAATGATccaaaacagaagaaggCCAGAAATGGTCAAATGGAAACTTATTCATGTGCTAGATGTaggaagttgaagaaaaaatgcCCGAGACAACTCCCTGAATGCTCTAATTGCCTGAAAGCAAGAGAGCCTTGTAATTACCCTGGAAGAGCTCCCAGAAGAACTAAGAAAGAGTTAAGAGACGCCATTATGAAAGGCGAAGTACTACCTTCTATGAGGAGAAAGCACAGGAAGATCGAAAAAGAATTGAAGACTGCTGATCTCCGACATTTAGAAAGCGTAGACGACAGGCCAGTTAACCAAGTTATGGGCGGAAGTATGCCTCCCCTAGGCGCATATCGAGGTGGAGAACAACAATACAATAATGGACCACCCATAAGTGGGATAGACGGAAACGACTCTATAAATAGAGGTAAGGCTCAATCCGTGGGATCTTATCAGATATTGCCCCCTCAAAGGAAATCGAAACTGGTACTAGACCAAAATCCAAAGTTTGTACATTCCCAAAGTTCAGCATTGAAAACTAATGAATACCCGGTACCGATAATGTCACCGCATATCGCAAATCAGGTCTATCCTGAAGGTGTATCGTCTTTAATTAGTGCTTTAAATACAATGAATGATAATGTAAGTGCTAACACGCCCATTGCTTTAAGTTATCTTCAGCTACAGAAATTACACCAAGAACAGcaacaaattcaacaacaacaaattcagcagcaacaacagcatCAACATTTGGTTCAGCAACATTTACAGCATGTACGAGCAGATGCCACTAGCATTTTACCTCCAGTTACATCTCAGACGGTATATACCCCAATTCCTGGGCCGCGAACATCACAGATACCTTTTGGATTCACACACGGTTATACTGCCAGTGCTCCTCCCCCATTAATGCAACCATATTCCATGCCTACTAGCCCATTTGAATCCAGGgagaaacaacaacagtTTGATAATATCCAATATCATCCCGTCTATAAAATTCCGCCAATTGCGGCAAGACAATCACCAATTGATGAGATTATTGGAATAGAGAATGGAAGTATTTCTATTGATGCCGGTAGTATTACTCGTGAGGTCGTAAATTCAAGGATGAAAGGCCCTCATTCCACTAGTTGGGTTAACGAAGATGGATCACCAAAGCCTATCAAAAAAAGTCTGTTAGAGAAATTCGTTTCTGCATATTTTGAGCATAACCACAGATTATTTCCTATGGTCGATAAAGTTACATTTCTTAAAAAATTGGCAACCATTAATAGTTTTGAATCTATTGAAATGCTAGCGGTAAACAACCCCGAATTACCTAAGACtttcatatttgaaatatacATGATAATGGCGATTGGCTGTACAACATTACAAAGAGCTGGTAAATTAACTACTGACGAGGGTCACCTATATGAACATCTTGCTTATCTAGCAATGAGGAACTTTAGGGATATTCTACACCAGCAAGATATAACAACATTACGTTGCTTGATACTTCTAGgtatatattcattttttgaaCCTAAGGGGGTATCTTCATGGACTATAAGCGGAATAGCTATGAGATTGGCCATAGAGCTAGGATTGAATCGCCCATTAACTGCAAAAGAAATGGGTGATATGTCTGCCGTAGAAGTTGAGTCTCGGTATAGAGTATTTTGGAGTGCCTATTGCTTTGAGAGAGTGGTCGCAACCTCCTTAGGGAGAGTGTCAGCGatagatgatgaagatattggAATACCACTTCCTAGAGCGCTTTACGATAGTGAAAAAGAGGATATTGAAGTAACAAATTTGATTATCTCTTTACGTAAAATGGGTGGAAAGATATATAAGGAAGTGCATTCTCTAAGCGCTGGACGGAAAGATATAACAATGGAACAGAAGCAACTCATCATACAGAAATTGAGAAAAGAGCTTGATGATATTTACGAGGAAGAGTGCGAGAAGAGAAGACTAAAGGGAAAATCAAGATCATCGAAACGGTTTGAGAAGAGTAAGGAAAGTGACTCTGATAGAGGTGTTACCGAGGAAGACGTAAAATCAGGTAATGAAAACTTAATAGGATTGCTGGCATCAGATGACGTTTCAATGACTGAACATGGCCAATCTATTGACAATACACTGGAATCTACCCCATTACCGACTACAATCCCAACTACTATAGTTAATGATAGTGTAGATCAGCATTCTACCTTAGAGAATATTCCAACCTCGGCAACATCGAAGGATCAAATTGAAACTATAATAACTAAACCAACAGCAAATATTATGAACGACCAAACTGATAGTGATCCGTTACCCAAAGTTGATAACAAAccaatatcaaataatgaagagGGGCCAAAATCATTGAAAGAGGGCAACAGTGAACAGAATCCAAGTGAAAATATTAGTCCAGAAGATGTAACTTTAACCAAAACTGACAATTCTGAGAATAAGGAATCATCATTAAGATCCAATAGCAACATATCTTTTCACATTAGTAATGTGTGGTTAGAAATGAGATACACTCAACTACAGATTTTACTTTACAGACCATCTGCATTGATCCCTAAGCCACCAATTGAGTCACTAACAGTACTCGGAGAGTTTTGTTTGGCTGCTTGGAGACACACCTATACCTTgtacaaagaaaaattactACCTCTCAATTGGATTACCCTATTCAGAACTCTGACTATATGTAACACTATACTTTATTGCCTTTGCCAATGGAGCATTGATCTTGTTGCCAGCACAATTGAAATTCAGCAATGTGTTGAAATTTTGCAACATTTCGGTGAGAAGTGGGTTTTTGCTATGAAATGTGCTGATGTTTTCCAAAACATCAGTAACACAATAGTAGAAATTAGCTTATCGCAGGGACAAGATCCTAATATCGACAAATTAACAAGGGAGCTTTTTGGCGCTAGCAATGCCTATTTGGAGATTCTTAATGAGAATAACGTTGATGTGTCTTGGGAGGATCGCTTTAGATAAGATAAGAAGTAAGCCCCAGGATGATATCAATGAAGATGCAGACGGATTATGAAACTGAAACTTGTCAATAATTGTGCTATTCAGTTCCCTTTATTCCGATTAGTGCTAATAGTTTATCTTAATCTATTTATGTTTCTGCCGTATAGCACAAGATCTTGAATTTAATGGTGACATACTATGAAAACGATTTAATTGATAGAATTTTGTTCTTAATCTCAAATCTTTATCAATGACATATATCTGCCCCTTAATTTGGCTCCTTGTATCTATTATCTAATGACAAACGCAAATATTTAtgctttttcaatatttattttttgtttttcacCATAATAGTAACATGATCAGTGAATTATGATGTGATTTTACTCGATTTTcctcaaatattttttttttttcacttgtAGATCTAGTTCTTACATTACAAATAACAGGCAATTCTATCTCTCCTTTTTAAGGGTTTAAATGCATTAAATGCATTAAGTCCTTTATCtcctttttattttttttttttaaatcaTTACAAATATCCTCGGACCCTCTCATCCGATGAGGATGattaaaataaagataCCTGCTCTCTGTTGTTTTGATGGCCACATTTCAACCGATGGCCAAGAATTAAGCTTCAGACTACAATATGCAAGACGAAGACcgatttctttttttttatttatgtCGATTGCCAATGTTTGCCTGTATTTTGACCACGCATAACGCCGTCATCATAGGCCAGGTTACAAGTGAAGGAAATCACAACTTTCCCGAAACGAACATGCCCTGTAGTCATGCATAACAATATTACCTCCTGTtttcatttgatatttgttAATGTTTATTACATGAGAGATACTTGATATTGTAATATAAAGAGGAATCATAGCCCCGATTTGCCATTCTGACTGTTCACACTACTCCATTTTACTGGAAGTATAGAAACACTATACGGGCAACCACGGAATCCAATCATTTCCCGTCGGTCCGAGACAGTTGCCGACACGTTCCCGGTGGAGAGAGCACACCAATTTTACAGAATATTACGTAGGAGACTGAATGATCATCCCGTCGGATCTTAGTAAGATCCCGCTGCCCATTAGTAACGCCCCCCACTGTATCACTCTCTAATTCGTTAGGCGAAGTATCTGCTACCCTTCCCACGTTTCTCATTATAAATGCGTACAGGCTTCCAATAATTACCTGGTATTAGCAAAGattgtgaaaaaaagaaacttctTACCGCATTGTCCCAGTTTTACACAGAAACTATCGAACAAACCTACACCTGAAGAAATCGTTCCACACTCTCTGGCATTTCGATCCTGTAATATGCGGTAGTGTCCTCCCGGTCCCCCCCCCCACGTCTTTTTACTAGAGCTTGATAAATTTGTACTTACATAATTCTTCAGGAAACcgaaatttctttttttgtgaGTCCCCTGCGCCACTTTCAGTATAAGAACAGCATAGAATATTCGATGggaaaaagtaaaaaattgctttttatTCTATCGGTGCGCCTCTTCTCTGAGAGCCAAAGAAATTCGGAAAATCGGATCCCGTACAATTGATCCGGTGCCGGTGCAGGATACTCTAAGCCGAGAGTGTaacagaaacagaagaagaattctcattttgccaaaaaaaatttaattttCCATTTCGAAGTCCTCGAGGAAAGTCCTTTCAACAAgcaaattttgatttccGTTTGCACTCAGCAATGCTTTTTTCTAATGGTAATATGCGATTACTATTGGGAATTAGCATCTTCGGAAAGTGGGCAGATAGAGAGATAAGCTATAGTATTTCCTGCGTGAATTGTTGGCTAAAACTCTATTAGGTAAGGTACTTCTTGCTAATATCTTCTTAAAGGTAAAAACATCACAATgggtgaaaaaaaaaaaaaaattaaaaataaaaaaataaaaaactatGAGCCATCGACAATATATAAAGCAAGTAGTAATTCGGATATGATTCTCAGTCACTCTGTTTTAATTTGTATtacaattaaaaaaagagaacatCAAACAAACAATTTGTAATTAGAATAACCAGTTCttttataaattatttgaataatttgaataaactacaactacaagTATACAACACAAAATGCCATTCGTCAAGGATTTCAAGCCAATTGCTTTGAAGGACACTAACATGTTCAAGCCAATCAAGATTGGTAACACTGAGGTTGCTCACCGTGTCGTTATGCCACCTTTGACCAGAATGAGAGCTCACCACCCAGGTAATGTTCCAAACAAGGAATGGGCTGTTGAGTACTACAAGCAAAGATCTCAAAGACCTGGTACTATGATCATCACTGAAGGTGCTTTCCCATGTGCCCAAGCTGGTGGTTACGACAACGCTCCAGGTATCTGGTCTGAAGAACAAGTTGCTGAATGGACTAAGATTTTCAAGGCTATTCACGACAACAAGTCTTTCGTCTGGGTCCAACTTTGGGTTTTGGGTAGACAAGCTTTCCCAGACACTTTGGCTAGAGATGGTCTAAGATATGACTCTGCCTCTGACGAAGTCTACATGGACAAAGAATCTGAAGAAAAGGCCAAGAAGTCTAACAACCCACAACACGGTATCACCAAGGATGAAATCAAGCAATACATCAAGGACTACGTCCAAGCTGCCAAGAACTCCATTGCTGCTGGTGCCGATGGTGTTGAAATTCACAGTGCCAACGGTTACTTGTTGAACCAATTCTTGGACCCAATCTCCAACAAGAGAACCGATGAATACGGTGGGTCCATCGAAAACAGAGCTAGATTCACTTTGGAAGTCGTCGACGCTATTGTCGATGCCATCGGCCCAGAGAAGACTGGTATCAGATTCTCCCCATACGGTACTTTCGGTACCATGTCTGGTGGTGCTGAACCATTGATCGTTGCTCAATACGCCTACGTCTTGGGTGAATTGGAAAAGAGAGCTAAGGCCGGTAAGAAGCTTGCTTTCGTCCACTTGGTTGAACCAAGAGTCACTAACCCATTCTTCACTGAAGGTCAAGGTGAATACAAGGACGGTACCAACGACTTCGCTTACTCTATCTGGACTGGTCCAATCATCAGAGCCGGTAACTACGCTTTGCACCCAGAGATCGCCAAGGAACATGTCAACAACGATGACAGAACTTTGATCGGTTACGGTAGATTCTTCATTGCTAACCCAGATATCGTTGACCGTATCGAGAAGGGTTTGCCATTGAACAAGTACGACAGAGACACTTTCTACGCTATGACCACTGAAGGTTACTTGGATTACCCAACTTACGATGAAGCTATTAAGATGGGCTGGGACAAGCAATAAATTAATTGAATAGAAATTATAGATTTAACCCACAAGTCACATTAGGTTGGGATTTCAAACGCGTCTATTCATACTTTTGTTTATGAAATTTATGAGAAACAACACTTGAAGACTAAATAGACGGATACTAGAGATGAATATTTCCTTGTAAAAATTATCCAACCATGTATCTCTTCGTTTTAGTTCATCAGTATATAAGATTTATTTAAGAGAATAAATATAGAATCATCTTATTAgtcatttttattattttcctCTTATTCTTCAGCCTGTATCATAATAGTCAAGTAGGTTGATTAATGCAACTTTCTGAAATTAGCCCAGAAGACAGaataattacaaaattCATTGTCTCCCATTACTTCAAAACAGCAATGGAAAAACGCCACCAAATCTAGTTAAACTTGCCGTTATCTCACTCATTTACAAAGCCAGAAGACTTTTCGCTCTAGTATATTACAAATGTCTACATAATAGTATGATATTTCTTATTTACAATTCTTTAGACTATATTAGCTGTACGAAGGAACAAATACAGTTGTAGTTCAAAATATACAGCAGAGCATAATTGCTAGTAAGAATTCTTGTAACGCATCTGTGATGTGAATTTGgttaatatatacaaatgAAATTCTATCTACAATGCACTGGTTTTTCTTACGTTATACAATCAGATACGGTCACAATACTTCGACGTCTGTCTTTTTGTTAGCTTACTGATGCTTTTATTTACCAAAAAAATGCCAGGGAAACATGGTAAAATAagattatatattatataataaGTGGGATATACGATGTTTCCTTCATTAGTCTATgacaatattttttttcagcgGCTCAATGTTctatttttgttgaataCTTTATGTAGCATAATTTTTAGAATAGTCCACTTTTCTGTTTTATTGTGCTTTGGgcacagaaaaaaaaattaaagttCATATAATAATCAGTTTAGTATCAATGTGcattttgaatattgtACGGCTTTGGCAAGCAATAAATCAAGAACCAAGCTAGCGATTACAATTGGACGAACAGGAGAGCTACTTGTATTTTTGACGGTTACTATGTTTACTTCTCTTAGTCCTTTTAGCATTAGAGTTAAAACTTTGTACAATTTGGCACTCTTCTCTAATCCtgatttctttaatttctttatctAGTTCGGATAATATCCATTCGAGGTCTGGTGTTTCAGCATTACCAAGTATATTCTTGATATTATAAGGCAAAAAAAGGTAAAACCCAAGAAGAGCAAACTCTAGTGAGTATAGATAGGCCATATCTTCTAAAACATGACGAATACTTTCCAGTTCCATAGAGTTGAGAGGCCCAACATGTGGTGCATCCTTTAAATACTGAAAAACTTCCATTTTTGACTCAACgaatttttgaacaatatAATCAAGGAAATTTTCTAGACTTGAGGTTGATATTCCTTCTGTAGTATATGAAATGGATTTCCATCTATCTGGAATAAGACCCAACAGTTGCTTAATCTTTAGGGAATC encodes:
- the STB5 gene encoding Stb5p (CAGL0I02552g~Predicted sequence-specific DNA binding transcription factor, negative regulator of azole resistance; acts as transcriptional repressor of ATP-binding Cassette (ABC) transporter genes): MSGPDKGSDSGQTANDPKQKKARNGQMETYSCARCRKLKKKCPRQLPECSNCLKAREPCNYPGRAPRRTKKELRDAIMKGEVLPSMRRKHRKIEKELKTADLRHLESVDDRPVNQVMGGSMPPLGAYRGGEQQYNNGPPISGIDGNDSINRGKAQSVGSYQILPPQRKSKLVLDQNPKFVHSQSSALKTNEYPVPIMSPHIANQVYPEGVSSLISALNTMNDNVSANTPIALSYLQLQKLHQEQQQIQQQQIQQQQQHQHLVQQHLQHVRADATSILPPVTSQTVYTPIPGPRTSQIPFGFTHGYTASAPPPLMQPYSMPTSPFESREKQQQFDNIQYHPVYKIPPIAARQSPIDEIIGIENGSISIDAGSITREVVNSRMKGPHSTSWVNEDGSPKPIKKSLLEKFVSAYFEHNHRLFPMVDKVTFLKKLATINSFESIEMLAVNNPELPKTFIFEIYMIMAIGCTTLQRAGKLTTDEGHLYEHLAYLAMRNFRDILHQQDITTLRCLILLGIYSFFEPKGVSSWTISGIAMRLAIELGLNRPLTAKEMGDMSAVEVESRYRVFWSAYCFERVVATSLGRVSAIDDEDIGIPLPRALYDSEKEDIEVTNLIISLRKMGGKIYKEVHSLSAGRKDITMEQKQLIIQKLRKELDDIYEEECEKRRLKGKSRSSKRFEKSKESDSDRGVTEEDVKSGNENLIGLLASDDVSMTEHGQSIDNTLESTPLPTTIPTTIVNDSVDQHSTLENIPTSATSKDQIETIITKPTANIMNDQTDSDPLPKVDNKPISNNEEGPKSLKEGNSEQNPSENISPEDVTLTKTDNSENKESSLRSNSNISFHISNVWLEMRYTQLQILLYRPSALIPKPPIESLTVLGEFCLAAWRHTYTLYKEKLLPLNWITLFRTLTICNTILYCLCQWSIDLVASTIEIQQCVEILQHFGEKWVFAMKCADVFQNISNTIVEISLSQGQDPNIDKLTRELFGASNAYLEILNENNVDVSWEDRFR
- the OYE2 gene encoding NADPH dehydrogenase (CAGL0I02574g~Ortholog(s) have NADPH dehydrogenase activity, role in apoptotic process and cytosol, mitochondrion, nucleus localization) translates to MPFVKDFKPIALKDTNMFKPIKIGNTEVAHRVVMPPLTRMRAHHPGNVPNKEWAVEYYKQRSQRPGTMIITEGAFPCAQAGGYDNAPGIWSEEQVAEWTKIFKAIHDNKSFVWVQLWVLGRQAFPDTLARDGLRYDSASDEVYMDKESEEKAKKSNNPQHGITKDEIKQYIKDYVQAAKNSIAAGADGVEIHSANGYLLNQFLDPISNKRTDEYGGSIENRARFTLEVVDAIVDAIGPEKTGIRFSPYGTFGTMSGGAEPLIVAQYAYVLGELEKRAKAGKKLAFVHLVEPRVTNPFFTEGQGEYKDGTNDFAYSIWTGPIIRAGNYALHPEIAKEHVNNDDRTLIGYGRFFIANPDIVDRIEKGLPLNKYDRDTFYAMTTEGYLDYPTYDEAIKMGWDKQ
- a CDS encoding uncharacterized protein (CAGL0I02596g~Protein of unknown function), translated to MRKNLAYDFTYCVSTLNIAGIASSDDLVLWTEDVKEIASWYPSLEDSLKIKQLLGLIPDRWKSISYTTEGISTSSLENFLDYIVQKFVESKMEVFQYLKDAPHVGPLNSMELESIRHVLEDMAYLYSLEFALLGFYLFLPYNIKNILGNAETPDLEWILSELDKEIKEIRIREECQIVQSFNSNAKRTKRSKHSNRQKYK